The Kiritimatiellia bacterium sequence GTTCGGCATCGGCGGCACGGTCGGCTTGATCCAGCTGTTCAAACGCCTGCAAGCGAAGGAAATAAACGTTTTGGACGACGGCCGCGTGATCGGCCATGTCTCGGCCGACGACGTGGCGCTGGTGGAAAAAGCCGACCGGGTGGTCATTAAAGAAGCCCACATTGAAGAAAGCTTGCTGGAAAAGGCGCTTGAAAAGGAACACGACGAAACCGACCTGGAAAACCTGCGCAAGCATGAAAAAGAATAAAACCATCCCCCCGCTGGGCACGCAAAGCGAGGGGGAGGGCGCATTCGTAGAATTGCCGGCCGCAGGCGTTAACCCGCAATGGCAACGAATAGGGCAACGAGCGGGACAATAAGCGGGGGTTAAGCTTGACGCAGACCGGGTTTTTCGCGCGCCATCATCCGCCAGAATTCCAACAACAGGGTTTTAATGTTTTCCTTCGCCCGTTGGCCGGCCGCCCGCACGTCTTCGTGCGCGAGTTTTCCGCCCGGCCCGAGACCGGCGGCCGGGTTGGCGATCAATGACAAGCCGGCCACCCGCAAGCCGGCCGCGTTGGCCAGAATGGCTTCGGGCACGGTTGACATGCCGACCGCGTCCGCGCCCATAGTTTTGAAGGCCCTGATTTCAGCCGGGGTTTCATAGGCCGGCCCGGCCACGCCGATGTAAACCCCTTCTTGCAAGCGGACATCATGCCGGCGGGCGGCCCGTTTTAAAAGCGAACGCAGGCGCGGATCATAGACGGCGGTCTGATCCGGAAACCTTGCGCCCCAGCAAGAATCGTGTTTGCCATGGAGCGGATTGGTTCCCATGGCGTTGATATGATCCCTGATGGCCATCACCGCGCCGGGCTTAAAATCGGCGCGGATACCGCCGGCGGAATTGGTAAGCACAACGGCCGCGGCGCCAAGTTTTTTCAGAATATAGACCGGGAGGGCGACCGGCTCCCAGCCCAACCCCTCATACCAGTGCCGGCGGCCCTGAAAAATCAATGTTTCCATGCCGCAAAGCTCCGCCCGCAGCAAAAGACCGGCATGGCCGGCCACGGTCGTCTTGCCCAGCGCCGGCAGAAGCTCATAGGATATTTTTTTTCTGACGGCAAACAATTCCACAACCGCTTCCCAGCCGGTGCCCAGGATCAACCCGCAGGCCGGGCGGCCCCCCTTGAAACGCCGCCGGACGATTTTCAACGACTCGGCAAGGATTTGTGAGTTCATAATTCGGCCATGACCAATTTCGGCGGTTTAATGCGTTTCGTTCCTGTCCGGAACGCCGCGGCCGCCAATTCCCGCGCGGCCGCCAGGCGCCCCGCGGAACTGGCGTAAAGCCAGGCCAGCGGTTCGCCGCGCTCCGCGTAATCTCCGATTTTTTTCAGGACCATTAAGCCGGCCGAATGATCAATGAGTTCTTCAAGTCTTCGCCGGCCCGCCCCCAGCATTACGGATGCTTTGCCAATCAGCTCGGCATCCGCTTTCTGCACATAACCGGATTTCACGGCTTTAACCGGACATTTGACGCCGGCGCGCGCAAGCTTGCCGGGCCGGTCCAGCAGGGCGGCGTCGCCGCCCTGCAGACGAACCATAAGTTTAAAACGTTCAAAAGCCTCGCCCGAATTGATTTTTTCGGCCAATGTCCGGCGGGCGGCGCCGGCCGAGGAGGCCAGGCCGGCCATCCGGAGCATCTTCACGCCGAGCGCCAGCGTCAATTCAAGGACATCCGCCGGCCCCCTGCCCCGCAGGGTTTCCACCGCCTCAATCACTTCCAGCGCGTTCCCGACGGCGCGGCCAAGGGGCTGGTTCATGTCCGTGATAACGGCGCCGGCGCGCAGGCGGAAACGCCCGCTTACGCTGACCAGGGTTTCGGCCAATTTTTCGGCGGCGCGGCGCGTTTTCATGAAGGCGCCCCGGCCGCACTTCACGTCAAAAACGATTCCGTCCAGCCCGGCCGCCAGTTTTTTGCTGAGGATGCTGGCGACGATCAGCGGAATTGATTCAACAGTGCCGCTGGCGTCACGCAGGGCGTAAATCTTCCGGTCGGCGGGCGCGATCCGTTCCGAGGCGCCCGCGATAGCACAGCCGCATTTGTGAACCACGCGGCGGAACTCGGCCGCGCCGAGACGCCCGCGGCAGCCGGGAATCGCCTCCAGTTTATCCAGCGTGCCGCCGGTGATGCCCAGTCCGCGGCCGACGATCATCGGCGCCGCCGCGCCGCAGGCGGCAACCAGGGGGGCCAGGACCAGGGAAATTTTGTCGCCGACGCCGCCCGTTGAATGCTTGTCAATCTTCGGCCGGCGGACCGGCGTCAGGTCAAGAACCAAACCTGATTCCAGCATGGTCCTCGTCAGAGAAACGGTTTCGCCCAAGGTCATCCCGCGGATGGCAACGGCCATCAGCAGGGCCGCCATCTGGTAATCCGGGATATCGCCCTTGACATAACCGCGCACAAAAAGGCTGATTTCCTCGCCGCTGAGGCAACCGCCGTCCCTTTTTTTTTCAATTATCCATTGCGCAGTCATTTTTTTTTACTATACTATTCCGCGTTGTTTGTGTCAAACAGAGGCTTTCCATGGGCCGGCGCGGGCGCCATTCGCGGCGCGGGGCGTTTTTACGCCGGGCAGGCCCGCAAAAATTGACGCTGAACAAGGCAGAAACGGTGCCCAAATGAAAAAAATAAAATTTCGGAAAAACTGGTTTTCCCGCCAAAAAAACCATTTCTTTGCGTCCGGATGTTTTTGCGCCGCGGCGCTCGCGCTCTTGCTGGCAACAACCGGATGCGAGAGTAGCAGCAGCCACCTGGCTGACGGCCATGATTTCGGCAGCAACAATCCGATTCTGTATGTCGCCTTTGGCGACAGCATCACCTACGGAACCGGAGTGGCCGCCAAGGATAATTATCCGACCAAACTGGCCGGCATGATGATGCGCTCGGTAATCAACGAGGGATACGAGGGCGTTGAGGCGTCGGAAGCGGCCGACATGGTTCTGGACATTCTCAACGATTATAAACCCGGATTCCTGCTGATTTTGTTCGGCGTCAATGACCTTATCATGGGGCGCGACGAGGACGGCATTATTGACAACCTGCAATACATCTGCCAGGCCGCCGTCAACAACAAGACCATCCCGGTCATCGCCACCCTGACTCCGGCCTGCGGACCGTACCGCGGGCTAGCCAGCGGCATTGAAAGGGTGAACGCGAATATCCGCCTGATGGCCGCGGCCATCAACGTAACCGTCGTGGACCTGGAAGCCGCTTTCAACTGGAACCCCGTTTATCTGCAGGATGACGGACTGCATCCAACTGCCCAGGGGTACGAACTCATGGCCCGCACTTTCTATGACGTGGTCAATTGAGTATTGCCAGCCCCCTCTTCCTTGAAAGCAATAATTGCGGCAGCCAAATGCCGCGCCTTAACGGGAAACGTCTCTCGTGCAACATAAAGCAAAAAATACGGCAACGCTTCACGCGAGGCAAAAAACGCAAGTTATGATTGATTCAGGCCAGGAACAAAACGGCTGGTTTTCGGAGCCGGCCGATATTGAAACCGCCTCGGATGACTATGCCCGCCGGTTCGCGGGGCAAGCCGGAGAATGGATGCTCGGAATCCAGGAAAAAATCGTCCTCGCTTTACTGCGCCCCGCAAACGGTTTCCACGGCAAAAACGCGGTTTCCACGGTCCTTGACGTCGGCGGCGGCCACGGCCAACTGGCCGTTCCGCTCTGCCGGAAGGGATTTGCGGTTACCGTGGCCGGCAGCGCCGACGCCTGCGGCCGCGCGCTGAAGGGACTGGTTGAAGCCGGCCTCTGCCGCTTTCAAGCGGCTGATTTGATCCGCCTGCCCTACCCGCCAAAATCGTTTGACGCCGTTGTCTGCTTCCGCCTGGCGACCCATTGCGAACGCTGGCCGGACCTGATCGCGGAATTATGCCGCGTGGCGCGGGAGGCCGTCATCATGGATTATCCGGCCGGGCAGAGCCTGAATTTTGCCGCCGGGAGATTGTTCGGTTTTAAAAAACGGCTGGAAGGCAACACGCGGCCATTCAAACTTTTCCGGCACGATGAAATTGAAAGGGAATTCGCAGCGCACGGATTCGGAGTGGCGACCCGCCAAGGCCAGTTTTTTCTGCCGATGGTGCTGCACCGCCGGCTGCAATGCCGGCGGGTCTCAGCCTGGCTGGAAACGAAGTGCAAACTTTACGGCCTGACCCGGAAATGGGGCTCGCCGGTCATCATTAAGGCCGTCAGAAGAGAAGGTTAAATTTGCCCGCAATTGTTCAACCCGAATTCACCGCTTTCGCCGGCTCCAAAGCGCTGGTAACCGGCGCGACCGGTTTTACCGGCTCGCTGCTTGCCCGCAAGCTGGTTCAGGCCGGCGCGGAAGTGAGCGCCATTGCGCGGCCAAAATCCGACCTGCAGCGGCTGGCCGGCTTGAAAATCAAATGGCACATCGGCCAGGTCTATGATGCGGCCGTGGCGGCGGAGGCCGTCCGGGGCGTCCAATATGTTTTCCACCTGGCGGCGGCCTACCGCGAGGCCAGGCACGGCGACGAAATGTATCGGCGGGTGCACGTTGAAAGCACGCAGCTGCTGGCCAAAGCCGTCCTGGCGGAGGCAAACCAAGGAGGGTTCAAACGTTTCGTGCATGTCTCCACGGTCGGGGTGCACGGCCACATATCAAACCCGCCGGCGGACGAAAATTACCCCTTTAATCCCGGCGATATTTATCAGGCCACCAAGGCCGAAGCCGAGCTGTGGTTCAGAAAATTCGCGAAAGACAACCATCTGCCGTCAGCGGTGATCCGGCCGGCGGCGATTTACGGGCCGGGCGACACGCGCCTGCTGAAATTTTTCAGGATGGCTTCGCGCCGTTTTCTCTTTTTGCCGGGGACAAAACGCGGACTTTATCACCTGGTGCACGTTGACGACCTGACTAACGTCATCATGCTCGCCGCCGTTCATCCGGCGGCCCTGAACGAGGTTTTCATATGCGGCAACCCGGAATGCATGACGCTGGAACGGATTGCGGAAATAATCGCCCGCGAACTGGGAACACATTTCAAAACAGTGCGCCTGCCGGCCGCGCCGCTTTTTGCCGCCGCGGACCTCTGCGAAAAAATCTGCCGGAAACTAGGAATAGAACCGCCCATTCACCGGAGACGGATGGCGTTTTTCACAAAGGACCGCTCCTTTGACACGCGCAAATTAAAGGAAAAACTTGACTATACTATGCGTTACACCAATGAAGAAGGGCTGGCGGAAACGACCCGCTGGTACCGCGCGCAGGGCTGGTTAAAGGGCCGGCGTTGACCATTTTTTTGCCCGAACATTGCACAATTTTTGCATAATTTATGAGCAACATCCTGAACACCATCAACACCCCCGAAGACCTGAAAAAAGTCAGGGGCGCGGATTTGCCGGACCTGGCGGCGGAAATCAGGGAGCTGATCATCAAAACCGTCAGCGCAACCGGCGGGCATCTCTCGGCCAACCTCGGAACCGTTGAGTTGGCGATCGCCCTCCTGAGAGTCTTTAATCCGCCGCGGGACAAAATAATCTGGGACGTGAGCCATCAGACCTACGCCTATAAAATCCTCACCGGCCGGCGACAATCATTCCCTACCCTGCGCCAGACCAACGGCATCTCGGGCTTTCTTTCGCGCCATGAAAGCAAGTATGACGCTTTCGGCGCCGGCCACGCCGGCACCGCCGTTTCCGCGGCCCTCGGCATGGCCGCGGCCCGCGACATGCAAAACGGCGGCGAACATGTCGTCGCCATTGTCGGCGACGGGGCGCTCGGCTGCGGCCTGTCGTTTGAGGCCCTGAATAATATTTCCTCCACAACCCGCCGGCTGATCGTCATCCTCAACGACAACGAAATGTCCATTTCCGCCAATGTCGGCGCGATTTCCCGCTACCTCGGCCGCCTGCTGGCGCACCCGCGATACAACCGCTGGAAATCGTCGGTGGAACGCTTTGCGCGGCACAAGCTGAAAATGACCTGGCTCAGCAATATCTACCTGCGGACGGAAGAGGCGATCAAAAGCCTGTTTCTGCGGAGCGTCTTGTTTGAGGAATTCGGACTGCGCTACATCGGCCCCATTGACGGCCACGATATCCCAACCATCATTTCATCGCTGGAAATCGCCGCAAATTCAGACGAACCCATTCTCTTGCATGTCGCCACCCAGAAGGGCAAAGGATACGCTTTTGCCGAGGCCGAACCGGAAATCTGGCACGGCACGGGAGCTTTTGAATGCGCAACCGGGCTCCCCGTCAAGCGGGGGGCTTCGCTGACTTATTCGCAGGTCTTCGGCCAGAGCGCGGAACGGCTGGCGGAACAAAATGATAAAATCATCGCCATTACGGCCGCCATGGCGGTCGGCACCGGGCTGGTCAATTTTTCCAGGAAATTCCCGAACCGGTTTTTTGACGTCGGCAT is a genomic window containing:
- a CDS encoding thymidine phosphorylase, producing MTAQWIIEKKRDGGCLSGEEISLFVRGYVKGDIPDYQMAALLMAVAIRGMTLGETVSLTRTMLESGLVLDLTPVRRPKIDKHSTGGVGDKISLVLAPLVAACGAAAPMIVGRGLGITGGTLDKLEAIPGCRGRLGAAEFRRVVHKCGCAIAGASERIAPADRKIYALRDASGTVESIPLIVASILSKKLAAGLDGIVFDVKCGRGAFMKTRRAAEKLAETLVSVSGRFRLRAGAVITDMNQPLGRAVGNALEVIEAVETLRGRGPADVLELTLALGVKMLRMAGLASSAGAARRTLAEKINSGEAFERFKLMVRLQGGDAALLDRPGKLARAGVKCPVKAVKSGYVQKADAELIGKASVMLGAGRRRLEELIDHSAGLMVLKKIGDYAERGEPLAWLYASSAGRLAAARELAAAAFRTGTKRIKPPKLVMAEL
- a CDS encoding NAD-dependent epimerase/dehydratase family protein, with product MPAIVQPEFTAFAGSKALVTGATGFTGSLLARKLVQAGAEVSAIARPKSDLQRLAGLKIKWHIGQVYDAAVAAEAVRGVQYVFHLAAAYREARHGDEMYRRVHVESTQLLAKAVLAEANQGGFKRFVHVSTVGVHGHISNPPADENYPFNPGDIYQATKAEAELWFRKFAKDNHLPSAVIRPAAIYGPGDTRLLKFFRMASRRFLFLPGTKRGLYHLVHVDDLTNVIMLAAVHPAALNEVFICGNPECMTLERIAEIIARELGTHFKTVRLPAAPLFAAADLCEKICRKLGIEPPIHRRRMAFFTKDRSFDTRKLKEKLDYTMRYTNEEGLAETTRWYRAQGWLKGRR
- a CDS encoding purine-nucleoside phosphorylase, with the translated sequence MNSQILAESLKIVRRRFKGGRPACGLILGTGWEAVVELFAVRKKISYELLPALGKTTVAGHAGLLLRAELCGMETLIFQGRRHWYEGLGWEPVALPVYILKKLGAAAVVLTNSAGGIRADFKPGAVMAIRDHINAMGTNPLHGKHDSCWGARFPDQTAVYDPRLRSLLKRAARRHDVRLQEGVYIGVAGPAYETPAEIRAFKTMGADAVGMSTVPEAILANAAGLRVAGLSLIANPAAGLGPGGKLAHEDVRAAGQRAKENIKTLLLEFWRMMAREKPGLRQA
- a CDS encoding SGNH/GDSL hydrolase family protein → MKKIKFRKNWFSRQKNHFFASGCFCAAALALLLATTGCESSSSHLADGHDFGSNNPILYVAFGDSITYGTGVAAKDNYPTKLAGMMMRSVINEGYEGVEASEAADMVLDILNDYKPGFLLILFGVNDLIMGRDEDGIIDNLQYICQAAVNNKTIPVIATLTPACGPYRGLASGIERVNANIRLMAAAINVTVVDLEAAFNWNPVYLQDDGLHPTAQGYELMARTFYDVVN
- the dxs gene encoding 1-deoxy-D-xylulose-5-phosphate synthase, which codes for MSNILNTINTPEDLKKVRGADLPDLAAEIRELIIKTVSATGGHLSANLGTVELAIALLRVFNPPRDKIIWDVSHQTYAYKILTGRRQSFPTLRQTNGISGFLSRHESKYDAFGAGHAGTAVSAALGMAAARDMQNGGEHVVAIVGDGALGCGLSFEALNNISSTTRRLIVILNDNEMSISANVGAISRYLGRLLAHPRYNRWKSSVERFARHKLKMTWLSNIYLRTEEAIKSLFLRSVLFEEFGLRYIGPIDGHDIPTIISSLEIAANSDEPILLHVATQKGKGYAFAEAEPEIWHGTGAFECATGLPVKRGASLTYSQVFGQSAERLAEQNDKIIAITAAMAVGTGLVNFSRKFPNRFFDVGIAEEHAVVFAAGLAAQGFMPVVAVYSTFAQRIVDFVIHDVCLQQLPVLFCLDRAGLVGDDGPTHHGVFDIALFRAAPNLIMLQPKDEAELANMLFSAIAWRKPAIIRYPRGCGPGAAMPSAFSEIPFGKAEVLAEGEAVQIWALGDMLPLARRAAQRLEEAGLKAGVVNPRFIVPLDRDLLGRQAAKAKCIVTIENGVADGGFGSIVGEALAGMDFKGIFRRFGWPSVFIPHGSYDVFCGRYGLTDESVASAIIKALRM
- a CDS encoding methyltransferase domain-containing protein, whose amino-acid sequence is MIDSGQEQNGWFSEPADIETASDDYARRFAGQAGEWMLGIQEKIVLALLRPANGFHGKNAVSTVLDVGGGHGQLAVPLCRKGFAVTVAGSADACGRALKGLVEAGLCRFQAADLIRLPYPPKSFDAVVCFRLATHCERWPDLIAELCRVAREAVIMDYPAGQSLNFAAGRLFGFKKRLEGNTRPFKLFRHDEIEREFAAHGFGVATRQGQFFLPMVLHRRLQCRRVSAWLETKCKLYGLTRKWGSPVIIKAVRREG